In Streptomyces camelliae, the sequence CCCCAAGCACGCGGTGACCCCGTACGGCACGGTCCGCGCGCCGTACATCCTGCGCTGCACGGAGGGCTTCACGGCGTCCCTGAAGGGCCAGAAGCGCACCTGGCTCCCCATGAACTCCTCGATGATCGCGACCGAGCCGCTGACCGAGGAGCAGTGGGCGGCGGTCGGCTGGGAGGGCCGCGAGACCCTGGGCGACATGGCGCACGCGTACATGTACGCGCAGCGCACGGCCGACGGCCGGATCGCACTGGGCGGGCGCGGAATCCCGTACCGCTTCGGCTCGCGCACGGACAACGACGGCCGCACCCAGCAGGCGACGACAGAGGCGTTGACGGAGATCCTGACCCGCTTCTTCCCGTCCCTGACCGGGGTACGGGTGCAGCATGCCTGGTCGGGCGTCCTGGGCGTCCCCCGCGACTGGTGCGCGACGGTGTCGCTGGACCGCTCGACGGGCCTCGGCTGGGCGGGCGGCTACGTGGGCTCCGGCGTCGCGACGACCAACCTGGCCGCCCGCACCCTGCGCGACCTGGTCCAGCAGGACTCCGGTCAGGCCGGCCGCACCGACCTCACGGACCTGCCCTGGGTGCAGCACAAGGTCCGCAAGTGGGAACCGGAACCCTTCCGCTGGCTGGGCGTCCACGGCATGTACGCCACGTACCGGGCCGCCGACGAACGCGAACGCCTCCGGCCCGGTGCGGAGTCCTCGCGGTTGGCGAAGCTCGCGGACCGGGTGGCGGGGCGGCACTGAGCGCCGCCGGGTTAGCCTCGGCTCATGATTCGCGCCGCGACCCCCGCCGACGTCCCCGTCATCCACGCCCTGATCCGTGAACTCGCCGAGTACGAGAAGGCGTTGGAGGAGGCGCGGGCGAGTGAGGAGCAGCTGCGGGAGGCGCTGTTCGGGGAGCGGCCGGCCGCGTTCGCGCACATGGCGGTGGACGACGGGAGCGGCGAGCCGGTCGGCTTCGCGCTGTGGTTCCTGAACTTCTCCACCTGGCGCGGGGTGCACGGCATCTACCTGGAGGACCTGTACGTCCGCCCGGCCGCCCGCGGCGCCGGCCACGGCCGCGCCCTGCTGGCCGAGCTGGCGCGGATCTGCGTGGAGCGAGGCTACGGCCGCCTGGAGTGGTCGGTGCTGAACTGGAACGCGCCCGCGATCGGCTTCTACGAGTCCCTGGGCGCCCGCCCGCAGGACGAGTGGACGGTGTACCGGCTGACGGAGGGGGCGCTGGCCGAGCTGGGGGCGCAGGAGTAGGCGCGGGCCGGCCCCCACCGGGCGCCTTGCGTGCGGGATGTTCGGCCGCCGCGGAGCTCGCCGTCACGCGCTCCAGTAGGCCTTGACACGGTGCGCCTGCGCCTGTCCCTGGCGGTGGCCCGCCACGGCTGCGTCCTCGCGCGTTGCGGGATCCATGGAGTTGTCGCCGAAGGCACGGCGGGACTCTTCGTCCGGTTCGATGACGAGCGCCCGCTCCAGCACCGCCTCTTCCCGTGCGATCGGTCCCTGGAGGTTGGGCGTCGGCCGCAGGACGACCACACGGCGCACATCGTCGACGAGGTCGCAGTGGGTCGCGCTGGCCACGCCCGCATCGACGTACTGCTCCCCTGCGGCCTCGACCACGGGCCACACCCCCGGGACGGCGCTTGAGGCCCGCAGCGCCGTGGTCAGGGGTATCCCGTCCTCTGTCCGGGCGTGGTCAGCTTCCGGTACGCCTCCTTCAAGCAGCCTTTCCCTGCCCGGCGCAGCAGCGTCGCGGCCGTCGCCCCCGCAGAGGTGCCCACCGTGATGTCGGCGTCAGCAAGGGACACACCGGTCTCCTGCACAGCATGGAGAAACCGATCAACCACGCCATGCCGGCAGCACCACCACCGCCCACGGACGGGGGCAGGCGCGCGAAACCATCGGGGACGACTTCGCCGACTTCACCGAATCGCGGGAGCGGCAACGCTGGAAGAGCTCACCGGGTACGGCACTGCACTGGCTGCATGCGCAGGCACCTCCGTGTGCGAGGATCCCTGGCCGTGATCTCCGTTGAGCAAGTGATCAACCGGGCCGGAGACGAAGGCGTGATGCCTTTGCTCACCCTGGACGAGTTCTTCGCCGGCAACGACGACGAGGGATGCATCGCACCGAACCAGTGGGGCTACGGCCGTCCTCCTCTCGCGGATCTGGCCGAACGCCTGCGCGTCATCGAGCAGCGCGCGGGCGTTGCGTGGGTGCGGGTTCAACTGCACCCGGAGACACTGGAGATGGAGGAACTCACCGCAGAGGCCATCGCCATCTGCGCCACGGCGGACGAGGCCACCTGCGCCGCGTGGATCGAAGGGTTCGAGGCCAGTGGGGTGATCCCGGATCTGGTGGACGACTACCAGGACATCCCGGACGTACCGCACGGTGCGGCTGTGTGGTCCGTGGTGTGGGATTAGGGCCGACGGCAGCCGAGCTCAGCGCACCGACTCCCGCGCCGGTGTCCCCGTCCGTGCCGCGTGCTTCGGGGCCTTCGCCGTGACCAGCACGGCGGCGGTCAGGGCGGCCAGGAGCATCACCCCGGCTGCCACCCAGATCGCGACCGTGTAGCCGTGGACCACGCCCGCCGGGACCACCGTGGGCTTTGCCGCGGGGCTGTGCAGGTGGGCGGTGATGTAGGCGGCGGCGCTGCTGGTGGCGATGGTGTTGAGCAGGGCCGTACCGATCGAACCACCCACCTGCTGGCAGGTGTTCACCGTCGCGGAGGTGACCCCCGAGTCGCGTGGGGCCACGCCTGCCGTCGCCGTGGCGAAGATCGGCATGAAGGTCAGGCCCATACCCAGGCCCATCAGGAGCAGCGCGGGCAGGATTTCGCCGGCGTAGGAGGAGTGGGGGGTCATCCGGGTCAGCAGAAGGAGGCCGGAGCTGGCCAGCAGGGTGCCCGGGACCATGAGGGTGCGGGGCGGCACGTGGTGCAGCAGGCGTGCGGAGATCTGGGTGGAGGCGGTGACGATCGCGGCGGTCAGGGGGAGGAAGGCGAGGCCCGCCTTGAGGGGCGAGTAGCCGAGGATGACCTGGAGGTAGTAGGTCATGAACAGGAACAGGCCGAACATGCCGACGACCGCGAGCATCATCGTCAGGAAGCAGCCCGCGCGGGTGCGGTCGCGCAGGATGTGCAGGGGGAGCAGGGGGCTCGGCGCCTTTGTCTGCCAGAAGATGAAGAGTGTGAGCAGGAGGATTCCGGCTGCGAGGAGGGACAGGACCAGGGGGGCGGTCCAGCCGCGCGGCTGCGCCTCGCTGCATCCGTAGACGATCGCCACCAGCCCGCCGCAGCCCAGCAGCACGCCGGGGATGTCGAGGCGGGCCTCGCGGTGGCCGGGGCGGTCGTGGAGAAGGGTGACGGCGCCCAGGACCGCGACGACGGCGATGGGGACGTTGACGTACAGGCACCAGCGCCAGTTCAGGTACTCGGTGAGCACTCCGCCCACGATGAACCCGATCGCCGAACCGCTGCCCGCGAGCGCGCCGTACACCCCGAAGGCCTTGCCGCGTTCGCGCGGGCCGGTGAACGTCGTGGTCAGCAGGGACAGTGCGGAGGGCGCGAGGACGGCGGCGCAGACGCCCTGGAGCGCGCGGGCGCCGAAGAGCATGCCGGAGCTGGTGGAGGCGCCGCCGAGCGCGGAGACGGCGGCGAAGCCGACGAGCCCGATGACGAAGGTGCGTTTACGGCCGACGAGGTCGGCGATCCGGCCGCCGAGCAGGAGCAGCCCGCCGAAGCCGAGGGAGTAGGCGGTGATCACCCACTGCCGGTTGCCGTCGGAGATGTGCAGGGCGTGCTGGGCTGAGGGGAGCGCGATGTTCACGATCGTCGCGTCCAGGACCACCATCAGCTGGGCGAGCGCGATGACGACCAGGGCCCACCAGCGGTGCGCGTCGGCTCCGCCGTCCGGGGCCGTCCCGGGAGCCCCTGCTTCACCCGTTCGGCCGATACTCACCCCGTCAGAAGACCATGAATCGGGGCGTATCGCATCCGGGCCGGTCTTCTGGGTGTTTTCCCTGGTCAGGGCGATTGTCAGTGGCGGGGTGCAGCATGGGGGGCATGGCGAGGAGAGCGACGGGTGAGGGCGGGAGCCGGGCGAGCGGGAGCCAAGGGAGCCGGGTGAAGGGCGCGCGGCGGCCGGAGCTGCGGCTGCCGCCGCTGACCCCGTGGGCCGAGGGCGAGCTGGAGCCGGACGGGGACTACGACGGGCTGGAGTTCCGGGACGCGGACCTGAGCGGGCAGGACGGCACGGGCGCCCGGTTCATGGACTGCGCGCTGACGGCCTGCGGACTGGACGGTACGGCGCTGGGCCGGGCCAGAGTGCTGGACTCGGTGCTGACCGGTCCGCGCGGGGTCGGCACGCATCTCGCCGAGTCCACGTTCCGGGATGTCGAGCTGATCGACGCGCGCCTCGGCGGCACCCAGCTGCACGGCGCAGTGCTGGAGCGGGTCGTGATCCGCGGCGGCAAGATCGACTATCTCAATCTGCGCGAGGCCAGACTCAAGGACGTCGTCTTCGAGTCCTGCGTCCTGGTCGAGCCGGACTTCGCGGGCGCGAGCCTGGAGCGGGTGGAGTTCGTCGACTGCGCGCTGAAGGGAGCCGACTTCGGCAGCGCGACGCTGAAGGACGTCGACCTGCGTGGCGCCGCTCCGCTGGAGATCGTCCGCGGCCTGGACCGGCTGTCCGGGGCGGTGATCAGCACCGGGCAACTGCTGGATCTGGCACCGGTGCTGGCCGTGGAGCTGGGGATCAGAGTGGCGGACTGACAGCCGGCTTTCGAGGTCAGGGCACGCGGGGGAAGCGGGCCTGGAGGGTCCAGATCGCCGGGTTCTCCGCCAGGTCCTCGTGGAGGTCGGTGAGGTCGGCGATCAGATCGTGCAGGAAGTCGCGGGCCTCGCGGCGCAGTTCGGTGTGCGAGAAGGTGAGCGGCGCCTCCTCGGCCGGCATCCAGTCGGCCTCGACGTCCACCCAGCCGAAGCGGCGCTCGAACAGCATCCGGTCGGTGGACTCGGTGAAGTCCAGCTCCGCCTGCTGCGGCCGGGCGGCGCGCGAGCCCATCGGATCCCGGTCCAGCTGCTCCACGATGTCGCACAGCGCCCACGCGAAGTCCAACACCGGCACCCATCCCCAGGCTGTGGACAGCTCCCGGTCGGTCTTGGTGTCCGCGAGGTAGACGTCGCCGCAGAACAGGTCGTGGCGCAGCGCGTGGACGTCCGCGCGACGGTAGTCGGTCTGCGGCGGGTCGGGGAAGCGGTTGGAGAGGGCGTAGCCGATGTCGAGCACGCACCGATGGTGTCACGAGGCGCGGAGAGTCCCAGCGCGCCTCTGGATTCCGGGCCCCATAACTCTCGATCCCGACCCCCGAGACTCTTGATCCCGACCCCCGAGACTCTTGATACGGGGGGCCCGCAACTCTTGATCCCGGCCCCCCTAACTCTTGATTTCGGCTCCCCATAAGTAAGACCGGCGCCCCCTAGGATCGCCCTCGTGCCCCGATCCGTACGCCTCGCCGTGGCCGCCCCGACCATCGCGGCCCTGCTCACGTTCAGCCTCGCCCTCACCGGCACGGCGTGCGACGGCGGTGTGCACGGCACCCCGGGCGGCTCCGGCGTACACGACCCGTACTTCCCGAAGGCCGGCAACGGTGGCTATCACGTGGAGCACTACGCCCTCACCCTCGACTACACCCCGTCCGGCCACCGGCTCACCGGTACGGCGGTGATCACCGCCCGCGCCACCCAGGACCTGTCCGCCTTCGACCTCGACCTCGACGGGCTGCACGTCGACGCGGTCACCGTCGAGGGCAAGGACGCGCTGTTCAGCCGGGCCGGGCAGGAGCTGACCGTCCGCCCGCACGACGACCTGAACGCGGGCGAGACGTTCCGCACGACCGTCCGCTACTCGG encodes:
- a CDS encoding NAD(P)/FAD-dependent oxidoreductase, which gives rise to MSSSASRVGHGVVNGGISFWYADDGLPAAVREPLSGDASADIVIVGGGYTGLWTAYYLKKAAPFLRITVLEQKFCGYGASGRNGGWLYNGIAGRDRYARLHGREAAVRLQKAMNDTVAEVIAVAAAEGIEADIHRGGVLEVATTPAQLTRLKAFHEHELSYGEKDRELYGARETAERIRVADAVGSTWTPHGARLHPVKLVKGLAAAVEALGVTIHESTPVTEIRPKHAVTPYGTVRAPYILRCTEGFTASLKGQKRTWLPMNSSMIATEPLTEEQWAAVGWEGRETLGDMAHAYMYAQRTADGRIALGGRGIPYRFGSRTDNDGRTQQATTEALTEILTRFFPSLTGVRVQHAWSGVLGVPRDWCATVSLDRSTGLGWAGGYVGSGVATTNLAARTLRDLVQQDSGQAGRTDLTDLPWVQHKVRKWEPEPFRWLGVHGMYATYRAADERERLRPGAESSRLAKLADRVAGRH
- a CDS encoding GNAT family N-acetyltransferase codes for the protein MIRAATPADVPVIHALIRELAEYEKALEEARASEEQLREALFGERPAAFAHMAVDDGSGEPVGFALWFLNFSTWRGVHGIYLEDLYVRPAARGAGHGRALLAELARICVERGYGRLEWSVLNWNAPAIGFYESLGARPQDEWTVYRLTEGALAELGAQE
- a CDS encoding patatin-like phospholipase family protein, with translation MLEGGVPEADHARTEDGIPLTTALRASSAVPGVWPVVEAAGEQYVDAGVASATHCDLVDDVRRVVVLRPTPNLQGPIAREEAVLERALVIEPDEESRRAFGDNSMDPATREDAAVAGHRQGQAQAHRVKAYWSA
- a CDS encoding MFS transporter: MSIGRTGEAGAPGTAPDGGADAHRWWALVVIALAQLMVVLDATIVNIALPSAQHALHISDGNRQWVITAYSLGFGGLLLLGGRIADLVGRKRTFVIGLVGFAAVSALGGASTSSGMLFGARALQGVCAAVLAPSALSLLTTTFTGPRERGKAFGVYGALAGSGSAIGFIVGGVLTEYLNWRWCLYVNVPIAVVAVLGAVTLLHDRPGHREARLDIPGVLLGCGGLVAIVYGCSEAQPRGWTAPLVLSLLAAGILLLTLFIFWQTKAPSPLLPLHILRDRTRAGCFLTMMLAVVGMFGLFLFMTYYLQVILGYSPLKAGLAFLPLTAAIVTASTQISARLLHHVPPRTLMVPGTLLASSGLLLLTRMTPHSSYAGEILPALLLMGLGMGLTFMPIFATATAGVAPRDSGVTSATVNTCQQVGGSIGTALLNTIATSSAAAYITAHLHSPAAKPTVVPAGVVHGYTVAIWVAAGVMLLAALTAAVLVTAKAPKHAARTGTPARESVR
- a CDS encoding pentapeptide repeat-containing protein, whose product is MARRATGEGGSRASGSQGSRVKGARRPELRLPPLTPWAEGELEPDGDYDGLEFRDADLSGQDGTGARFMDCALTACGLDGTALGRARVLDSVLTGPRGVGTHLAESTFRDVELIDARLGGTQLHGAVLERVVIRGGKIDYLNLREARLKDVVFESCVLVEPDFAGASLERVEFVDCALKGADFGSATLKDVDLRGAAPLEIVRGLDRLSGAVISTGQLLDLAPVLAVELGIRVAD